The following proteins come from a genomic window of Rhodoligotrophos sp. CJ14:
- a CDS encoding dihydrolipoamide acetyltransferase family protein, which translates to MSAPGARPLIDVTLVGAGGEYMDSAVLIEWTVTPGTAVEEGQTLAVVETAKAATEVTAPAKGVLQEQLAKPGEEVGIGAVLARIATGGSAREAPLPQQFNGHDPALAAATSNTAGLHKRLPAAFASPLAKRIAREHGIDLAGLKGTGPGGRIRRADVEAQLAEKQAQPVRADAQSRAPDLTSRPAESPRPPQATEGYRRAMAAHMVRAAAIPAFTLGLEIDGAKLFEARSRIKQQGGRATLNDLIISAVARTLRNHPRVNAQWDGAGVLFNADINIGIAVATDLGLVVPVLHRTDAMDVEAIAGRMADLRVKAQSQRLSPAEISGGTFSISNLGSFGITQFTAALNPPAAAILAVPAFRSVTLFEDGRLETRKLAHFALTADHRVLDGADVARFLQDLKISIESGNVLRGE; encoded by the coding sequence ATGTCCGCGCCCGGCGCCCGGCCGCTCATCGACGTGACCTTGGTTGGCGCTGGCGGCGAATACATGGACTCAGCCGTGCTGATCGAATGGACGGTCACGCCCGGCACCGCCGTCGAGGAAGGCCAGACCCTCGCCGTCGTCGAGACCGCCAAGGCGGCAACAGAGGTGACCGCGCCGGCGAAGGGCGTGCTGCAGGAGCAACTGGCCAAGCCTGGTGAGGAGGTGGGCATTGGTGCCGTATTGGCGCGCATCGCAACCGGCGGGTCTGCACGCGAAGCCCCTCTGCCACAGCAATTCAACGGCCATGATCCAGCCCTAGCAGCGGCAACGTCGAACACGGCTGGCCTGCACAAGCGGCTGCCGGCAGCCTTTGCCTCGCCTCTAGCCAAGCGTATCGCCCGAGAGCACGGCATTGATCTTGCCGGCCTCAAGGGCACCGGACCGGGCGGCCGCATCCGCCGGGCCGATGTGGAGGCGCAGCTTGCGGAGAAGCAGGCGCAGCCGGTCAGGGCTGATGCGCAATCTCGCGCGCCGGACCTCACATCCCGCCCAGCCGAGTCGCCAAGGCCACCGCAGGCGACCGAAGGCTATCGCCGCGCCATGGCCGCCCATATGGTGCGGGCAGCCGCCATTCCGGCCTTCACCCTGGGCTTGGAGATTGACGGAGCCAAGCTTTTTGAAGCGCGCAGCCGGATCAAGCAGCAGGGCGGCCGCGCCACGCTGAACGACCTCATCATATCGGCCGTGGCCCGCACCCTGCGCAATCACCCGCGGGTCAATGCCCAATGGGATGGTGCAGGCGTTCTCTTCAACGCTGATATCAATATCGGCATTGCGGTTGCGACCGATCTGGGCCTCGTTGTTCCGGTGCTGCACCGGACCGATGCAATGGATGTCGAAGCGATTGCCGGACGCATGGCTGACCTCCGCGTCAAGGCCCAGTCCCAACGGCTGTCGCCTGCGGAGATCAGCGGTGGAACCTTCTCGATCTCGAATCTGGGAAGCTTCGGCATCACCCAATTCACTGCGGCGCTGAACCCGCCGGCGGCGGCTATTCTCGCCGTTCCGGCCTTTAGGTCCGTAACGTTGTTCGAAGATGGACGGCTCGAAACACGAAAGCTTGCGCATTTCGCTTTGACCGCCGATCATCGGGTTCTCGATGGGGCAGATGTTGCGCGCTTTCTACAGGACTTGAAGATCTCGATAGAAAGCGGGAATGTCTTGCGGGGTGAGTAA
- a CDS encoding SDR family oxidoreductase, whose product MKYSRALVTGASKGIGLEIARKLVELGLEVYGLGRNAEALNQVAAELGIHPVIADLEQPDQLLKAVQGIDPDILVNNAGLITAVKPLQDMTPADISRMVQVNLTAPMQLMMALLPGMIARRRGHIFNLTTTAADYTLAGTAPYAAAKAGLSRAGAVVRYDLAGTGVRLTEISPGRVETDIYLESFGGDRDRLKTSLYRSHRAVQPGDVADALAAALAMPEHVDLSFIEVVPTDQAFGGHVFPPRDAGE is encoded by the coding sequence ATGAAATATAGCCGCGCGCTGGTGACCGGCGCATCCAAGGGCATAGGCTTGGAGATTGCGCGCAAATTGGTCGAGCTGGGTCTTGAGGTCTACGGGCTCGGCCGTAATGCCGAAGCGCTCAATCAGGTTGCTGCCGAGCTCGGTATTCACCCAGTCATCGCCGATCTTGAACAGCCGGATCAGCTCCTCAAAGCGGTGCAGGGCATCGACCCCGACATTCTCGTCAACAATGCCGGTCTGATCACCGCCGTGAAGCCGCTCCAGGATATGACCCCGGCAGACATAAGCCGCATGGTCCAGGTGAACCTTACGGCCCCGATGCAGCTCATGATGGCCCTTCTGCCTGGCATGATTGCCCGCCGCCGCGGTCACATCTTCAATCTGACCACGACCGCTGCGGATTATACCTTGGCGGGCACCGCTCCGTATGCGGCGGCGAAAGCGGGGCTCTCTCGCGCCGGTGCTGTGGTCCGTTACGATCTCGCCGGAACGGGAGTGCGGCTGACCGAGATCAGCCCTGGCCGGGTCGAGACCGACATTTACCTCGAGAGTTTTGGTGGCGATCGCGATCGGCTCAAGACATCGCTTTATCGATCCCATCGCGCGGTGCAGCCCGGGGACGTCGCGGACGCGCTTGCTGCCGCCCTCGCCATGCCTGAGCATGTAGATCTGAGCTTCATAGAGGTTGTTCCAACCGATCAGGCATTTGGCGGTCACGTCTTCCCGCCGCGGGATGCCGGTGAATGA
- a CDS encoding GntR family transcriptional regulator, which produces MRSRTPRRADSAERAYHVIRKMAVDFRLRPDERINEVQLARQLEVSRTPVREALNRLASEGFLSFQPNRGFFFRAPDTGLLLKLFELRVIVEQGGFALACARASDEAIADLASFWAGALERYLREDPDEILSLDEYFHESIARLSGNDEVLATLQGINARIRFVRRIQIEHGRQHGEMIAEHSRIVEALQARDEAAGKEMLESHIALSVEDATSVMKEAFFKLYAETARESSAVVEKGETSAA; this is translated from the coding sequence ATGCGTTCCCGGACGCCCCGCCGGGCGGATAGTGCCGAGCGCGCCTATCATGTCATCCGAAAGATGGCGGTTGATTTCCGCCTCAGGCCCGATGAGCGGATCAATGAGGTCCAGCTGGCACGGCAGCTAGAGGTGAGCCGGACGCCGGTTCGCGAGGCGCTCAATCGCCTCGCCAGTGAAGGTTTTCTGAGCTTCCAGCCAAATCGTGGCTTCTTCTTCCGTGCGCCGGACACCGGTCTGTTGCTGAAGCTGTTTGAGCTTCGCGTCATTGTCGAGCAAGGCGGTTTCGCATTGGCCTGCGCACGCGCGAGTGACGAGGCAATCGCTGATCTCGCCAGTTTCTGGGCTGGCGCGCTCGAGCGTTACCTGCGCGAGGACCCGGATGAGATCCTCAGTCTGGACGAGTATTTCCATGAGAGTATTGCCCGTCTCTCCGGAAATGACGAAGTCCTCGCAACTCTTCAGGGTATCAACGCGCGCATCCGCTTTGTCCGGCGTATTCAGATCGAGCATGGCCGGCAGCACGGTGAGATGATTGCGGAACATAGCCGCATTGTCGAGGCGCTGCAGGCGAGGGATGAGGCGGCGGGAAAGGAAATGCTGGAGAGCCACATTGCCCTTTCGGTCGAGGACGCGACTTCCGTGATGAAGGAAGCCTTCTTCAAGCTCTATGCCGAAACGGCACGGGAGAGCAGCGCTGTCGTTGAAAAAGGCGAGACCTCGGCAGCATGA
- a CDS encoding 3-hydroxyacyl-CoA dehydrogenase NAD-binding domain-containing protein, translating into MRDLKTVGVVGLGLIGARWAAVFAHAGLDVIAHDPDPARWQEFLEAAPQLYQDLEQVSPSAGPRGEVRFAQRLEHGSLPVDFVQENAPERIELKRRLLSEIEQAVAPDVVIASSSSALLVSDMQTECAHPERIVLGHPFNPAHLMPLVEIVGGNHTASWAVDHARWVYERCGKKPVVMSREMTGHIALRLMGAMWREAFFLIKSGIATAEDIDRAFCYGPGPKWTLQGSFVSNHLGAGGIEEFLVKYGPTYEAIWATLGDASLDPDTCAEVVKQTRAIVADRSEDELRAQRDSGLVDILRTQKDKGAL; encoded by the coding sequence ATGAGAGATCTCAAAACCGTCGGCGTAGTGGGGCTCGGCCTCATCGGGGCGCGATGGGCAGCCGTGTTCGCCCATGCGGGGCTCGATGTCATCGCTCATGATCCCGATCCTGCCCGATGGCAGGAATTCCTCGAGGCTGCACCTCAGCTCTATCAGGATCTTGAGCAGGTCTCGCCCTCTGCCGGCCCACGGGGAGAGGTTCGCTTCGCCCAGCGCCTCGAGCATGGAAGCTTGCCCGTCGATTTCGTCCAGGAGAATGCCCCGGAACGGATCGAGCTCAAGCGGAGGCTTCTCAGCGAAATTGAGCAGGCAGTCGCGCCCGATGTCGTGATCGCGTCCTCCTCCTCTGCCTTGCTGGTCTCGGACATGCAGACCGAATGCGCTCATCCCGAGCGTATCGTGCTCGGCCACCCCTTCAATCCTGCGCATCTGATGCCGCTGGTGGAGATTGTCGGCGGCAACCACACCGCATCCTGGGCTGTGGACCACGCCCGATGGGTCTATGAGCGATGTGGCAAGAAACCGGTCGTCATGTCGCGCGAGATGACCGGCCACATCGCCCTCCGCCTGATGGGGGCCATGTGGCGGGAGGCCTTCTTCCTCATCAAGTCGGGCATCGCCACCGCGGAGGATATCGATCGGGCATTCTGCTATGGACCAGGCCCGAAATGGACCTTGCAGGGCTCCTTCGTCTCCAATCACCTGGGCGCCGGTGGCATCGAGGAGTTCCTGGTCAAATATGGCCCGACCTACGAGGCGATCTGGGCAACACTCGGCGACGCGAGCCTGGATCCGGACACTTGCGCTGAGGTGGTAAAGCAGACCCGCGCGATTGTTGCCGATCGCAGCGAGGACGAACTGCGGGCACAGCGCGACTCTGGTCTTGTTGACATCCTCAGGACCCAGAAGGACAAGGGCGCTCTGTGA
- a CDS encoding thiamine pyrophosphate-dependent dehydrogenase E1 component subunit alpha yields MADAASSAVIGRNAPDPELLLDMFGKMILVRQMEERLGELHKQGRTRGPIHRCDGQEAVGIAGTAPLRASDTVTSTHRGHAHYIGKGLDPHRVVAEIFGRVTGYSRGKAGHMLIADVEQGMIGGNAIVGAGIPLALGQALAHQLHGRGDVAVTFFGDGAAQAGICHEAMNMAGLWKLPIVFICEHNEYGLTAHARYQSAVEDLVIRAAGYNMPGVKIDGNDVLQVYETVGEAVERARAGEGPTFIEAKTYRLVGFSTSDMGGYQPQAEIDAWRPRDPILRTRKLLLELTGEERIRKTEEEAITACDKAFELALSDPLPDASEADVPEFVGAH; encoded by the coding sequence ATGGCCGATGCGGCATCTTCTGCAGTGATCGGGCGCAATGCGCCGGATCCCGAGCTATTGCTCGACATGTTCGGCAAGATGATCCTCGTCAGGCAGATGGAAGAGCGCCTGGGCGAGTTGCACAAGCAGGGCCGCACCCGCGGCCCCATTCACCGTTGCGATGGTCAGGAAGCAGTTGGCATAGCCGGCACGGCGCCGCTGCGGGCGAGTGATACGGTAACCAGCACCCATCGCGGTCATGCGCATTACATCGGCAAGGGCCTTGATCCCCACCGCGTGGTCGCGGAGATCTTTGGGCGCGTCACTGGTTATAGTCGTGGCAAGGCTGGCCATATGCTCATCGCCGATGTCGAGCAGGGCATGATTGGCGGCAATGCCATTGTCGGCGCCGGAATTCCGCTGGCGCTCGGCCAGGCGCTCGCCCACCAGCTGCATGGTCGTGGCGATGTGGCCGTGACCTTCTTCGGCGACGGTGCGGCCCAGGCAGGCATTTGCCACGAGGCCATGAACATGGCGGGGCTCTGGAAGCTCCCGATCGTCTTCATCTGCGAGCACAACGAATATGGGCTCACGGCGCACGCCCGTTATCAGTCGGCGGTCGAGGATCTCGTGATCCGAGCGGCCGGTTACAACATGCCGGGCGTCAAGATCGATGGCAACGACGTGCTGCAGGTCTATGAAACCGTGGGCGAAGCGGTCGAGCGGGCGAGGGCCGGCGAGGGGCCGACCTTCATCGAGGCCAAGACCTATCGCCTCGTCGGTTTTTCCACCAGCGACATGGGCGGCTATCAACCCCAGGCCGAGATTGATGCCTGGCGCCCGCGCGATCCGATTCTGCGAACGCGCAAGCTGCTGCTGGAGCTGACCGGCGAGGAACGGATCCGCAAGACCGAAGAGGAGGCGATCACGGCCTGCGACAAAGCCTTCGAGCTTGCGCTGTCCGATCCTCTGCCTGATGCCTCTGAGGCCGACGTGCCTGAATTCGTGGGAGCGCACTGA
- a CDS encoding DUF3237 domain-containing protein, whose protein sequence is MESIETEFLFELRIDVNPPLSVGKTEAGDRQFVVIRGGRFEGPKLKGEILPGGADAIFVEPDGLSKLDVRGVLKTDDGALIYIQYIGRRHGPAEVMARLRRGEPVDPSDYYFRTALTFETGDPRYAWLNGVVAVAKGQRPPQGPIYRVYQLL, encoded by the coding sequence ATGGAAAGCATCGAAACAGAATTCCTGTTCGAATTGCGCATCGACGTGAACCCACCGCTTTCGGTAGGCAAAACCGAAGCCGGCGATCGACAATTCGTGGTGATTCGAGGCGGACGGTTCGAGGGTCCAAAGCTCAAGGGCGAGATCCTTCCGGGTGGTGCAGATGCCATATTCGTCGAACCCGACGGCCTGTCGAAGCTCGACGTGCGGGGCGTACTCAAGACAGACGACGGGGCATTGATCTACATCCAGTATATCGGCCGGCGGCACGGTCCTGCCGAAGTGATGGCGCGACTTCGGCGCGGCGAGCCGGTTGATCCCTCAGATTATTACTTTCGTACAGCGCTGACCTTCGAGACTGGCGATCCGCGCTATGCCTGGCTCAATGGCGTAGTGGCCGTGGCCAAAGGGCAGCGGCCGCCCCAGGGGCCGATCTATCGCGTGTACCAGCTGCTGTGA
- a CDS encoding alpha-ketoacid dehydrogenase subunit beta has product MARMRYAEALRDALRSEMLRDDKVVLYGEDIGIYGGVFKVTRDLQAEFGDLRVRDTPISEQAMTYMCVGAAISGLKPVLEIMYADFLPLTLDALINQASVLPYLWPVRVPMVIRTQGGGGSGAGAQHSKSLDALVAHIPGIKVVSPVTPADAKGMLTAAIRDPNPVVFLEHKLLYNTSGEVPDGEHVVELGKAHILREGSDVTLIANSKMVLEAEKAAEDLAKRGISAEVIDLRSLRPLDTDTIVASVKKTSRAVVINEGWRFGGFGAEVAATITEQAFEYLDAPVCRIGGFDRPIPYSQPLEAAVLPDAEKIIAGVLAMDGRAG; this is encoded by the coding sequence ATGGCGCGTATGCGTTATGCCGAGGCGCTGCGGGACGCGCTGCGCAGCGAGATGCTGCGGGATGATAAGGTCGTGCTCTATGGCGAGGACATCGGCATCTATGGCGGTGTCTTCAAGGTCACCCGCGACCTTCAGGCAGAATTCGGCGATTTGCGGGTGCGCGACACACCGATCTCCGAACAGGCGATGACCTATATGTGTGTCGGTGCCGCCATCAGCGGGCTGAAGCCGGTGCTCGAGATCATGTATGCGGACTTCCTGCCGCTGACCCTCGACGCCCTCATCAATCAAGCATCCGTTCTGCCCTATCTCTGGCCGGTCAGGGTGCCGATGGTGATCCGCACTCAAGGCGGCGGCGGTTCGGGCGCCGGCGCGCAGCATTCGAAATCACTCGATGCGCTTGTTGCCCATATTCCCGGCATCAAGGTGGTCAGCCCCGTAACGCCCGCCGATGCCAAAGGCATGCTCACCGCAGCCATCCGCGACCCAAATCCCGTAGTCTTTCTGGAGCACAAGCTACTCTACAACACCTCGGGCGAGGTGCCCGATGGCGAGCACGTGGTCGAGCTTGGCAAGGCCCATATCCTGCGCGAGGGCAGCGACGTGACCCTCATCGCCAATTCCAAGATGGTGCTCGAGGCCGAGAAAGCCGCGGAAGATTTGGCCAAACGCGGAATTTCCGCGGAAGTGATCGATCTGCGCTCGCTACGCCCCTTGGACACGGACACCATCGTCGCCTCGGTGAAGAAGACATCCCGCGCCGTGGTGATCAATGAGGGATGGCGGTTCGGTGGCTTCGGCGCCGAGGTTGCGGCCACCATCACTGAGCAGGCCTTCGAATATCTGGATGCGCCTGTCTGCCGGATCGGTGGCTTTGATCGGCCGATCCCCTATAGCCAGCCTCTGGAAGCGGCCGTCTTGCCGGATGCCGAGAAAATCATTGCCGGCGTTCTCGCCATGGATGGGAGGGCTGGCTGA